CGGTCTCGCGCTGGTTGGTGATGCCGACGGCGGCAATATCGTGCCGCGTCAGGTTCGCCTTCGAAAGGGCTGAACCGATCACCTCGCGGGTGTTGTTCCAAATCTCCGAGGCGTCATGCTCCACCCAGCCTGCCTGCGGGAAGATCTGTTCGTGCTCCATCTGCCCGGATGAAACGATGTTGCCGCTGTGGTCGAAAATGATGGCGCGGGAACTGGTGGTGCCCTGGTCGATGGCGATTACGTACTGGTTCATGGTGACGTCCTTGTCTGTGTACAGGGGTTTGGTGGCTGGTCGATCAGGATGCTGCGGTGACGATGATGGGAACAACCCTGGCCATGATTCCGCCCAGGGCTCCACCCACCAGCGGTCCAACGACGGGAATCCACGAGTAGGCCCAGTCGCTGCTTCCTTTGCCCTTGATGGGCAGCAGGGCATGGGCGATGCGCGGACCGAGGTCACGGGCGGGGTTGATGGCGTAGCCGGTGGGACCGCCCAGGGAAACGCCGATGCCAACCACCAGCAGGGCTACTGCCAGGGGGCCCAGCCCTGAGGGGGTGCCGCCCAGGGTCAGGATGACGAAGACCAGGACGAAGGTGCCGATGATCTCGGTGATCAGGTTCCACGGGTTGGAGCGGATGGCCGGGCCGGTGGAGAATACGCCGAGTTTGGAGGCCTGGGCAGGCTCGTCATCGAAGTGCTGCTTGTAGGCGAGCCAGCAGACAACTGCGCCGAGGAAGGCGCCCAGCAGTTCGGCGCCGAAGTAGGTCAGGGTGGATGCCACATCCACCTTGACGCCGGGGGCGTATTCGGCTTTGCCGTTCACCAGCAGGCCCAGTGTTACGGCGGGATTGAGGTGGGCACCGGACTTTGCGGCAACAAATACGCCCGAGAAGACGGCGATGCCCCACCCCCACGTGACCATCAGGAACCCGCCGCTGTTACCTTTCGTGCCCCTCAGGGCCACGTTGGCCACGACACCGCAACCGAGCAGGGTGAGCATCGCGGTTCCGAAGACTTCGGAGAGAAAAACTATTCCAAGAGACATCATTGACTCCTTATTTTTGTTATCGGTCCTCGCGGGTTGAGGGACCGTGGAGCCGGAGCGCGTTTGACGCTCCGGCTGCAGCGTGGCCGGCTAGGCGACCAGGCTGTGGACCTGCACGCGGTGCAACCGCCCCAGTACCTCCTCGGCGTCGTGGATCTCTTGGGCCTGTGCTGCGGCGTCCCAGCCCAGCGGACCGGCAAGCACCTCAGTCACCTCGTTGAGCAGCTCGCCCGTGACCAGACCCCGGAAAGCGAGGGAGGTCCGGCGGATGAGCACATCGGCGAGGTGTCCAACCTGTTCATGGCGGGCCATGTATTCAAGCTCGCGGACACTGAGCTCACGGGTGGAGCGCAACAACTGATCCGGGCCGTCGTCGAGGAAGCTGATGACTTCCTCGGCCCTGGTGCCGTAGCGGGTGAGGAGGAGGGCCGTCCGGTCGGCGCCACGGTCCGCTGATACGTGGGCCTTGATCCAGGACTGCACGCCGGCCTCGTTCGCCGGGAAACCGGCGCCACCGCCAATGGCCATTGTTGCCGTGGAGACCTTGCGCTCCATGCCCAGTTCGGAGAGGACATCATTGGCCAGGTGTTCGGCCAGCGCCCGGAATGTTGTCCACTTGCCGCCCACCAGGCTGAAGACCACGGAGCCGGTGCCGCCAGCCCGGCGTTCAATCCGGTAGTCGCGGGAAACGAATCCCGGCTGGGTTTCGTCGTGGCGGGGCAAAGGCCGTACGCCGGAGAACGTATAGACGATCTGCCCGCGGTCCACGGGGATGTCAGGGAAGACATGCCCGATCAGCTCCAGGAAGTAATCGATCTCTCCGTCCGTGCACACCGCGTCCTGGCTGATATCGGCGTCGACGTCGGTGGTGCCCACCAGCACCCTGTCCCCCATGGGGTAGATCAGGACGATCCGGCCGTCGGTGTGTTCGAAGAAGATTTCGCGGCCGTTGCAGGCCTCGAGCAGCTGCGGGTGGTCAAGGACGATGTGCGATCCCTTGGTGCCGCCCATAAAGCGGGACGCCGCGCCCATTGCCTCGTTGGTCAGGTCAACCCAGGCCCCCGTGGTGTTCACAATGATGTCGGCGGTGAAGTCAAAAAGCTCCCCGGTCAGTTCGTCGCGCAACTGAACAGTGCTGCCGGACGAGTTGCGGTTCCCGGCCGGCGCCGCGGGTCCCATCGACTGGAGCGAGACGTAGTTGCTGGCCCTGGCCGTGCTTCCTGCCGTTCCCGCGTTCACTTGCCCGGCCTTTTCACCGTCCTGGAGCACGTCCAGGGTCAGGCGTTCGGGGTTGTGCACGGAAGCGTCGAAGTAGGTGGCGGCATATTTGATGCCGGGATGCAGGCGGGGAAGTTCCGCCAGCGCCCGCTTGCGGCCCCGGAACTGGTGGCGGGGAACGGTACCGCCGTCGCGGGAGAACGAGTCGTACATGCTCAGGCCGAGCTTGATCAGGAAGGCGCCGCGTTCTTTGGGCTTGCCCTGCTGCTTGTGGGTCAGGAACCGGAGGGGTGCGGACAGCACGCCGGAGAAGGTGCTGAAGATGGGGATGGTGGTCTGAAGCGGTTTGACGTAGTGGGGGGCGATCCGCAGCAGCCGGTTGCGCTCCACCACGGACTCCCTGACCAGCCGGAACTCGCCGTTTTCGAGGTAGCGGATGCCGCCGTGGATCATGTGTGAGGATGCCCCGCTGGCGCCCTGGCAGTAGTCGCCGCGTTCCACGAGCGCCACATCCACACCCTGGAGTGCGAGATCCCGGAACGTGCCCACACCATTGATTCCGCCGCCGATGATCAGCACCTTGGCCTGTGGCCGCTCCCGCAGGGCCGCGGCGGCGGTACGTGGCAACGTGGGCTTCGCAGGCGTAGTGCGAGGATGGCCAGATGAGTCCTTGAGTCCCAAAAACTGCTCCTTGGGTTTAGTCCATGGGGCTACCTTCGCAGGTCAGCCGCCCTTCTTCAACTATTCTTTGGACTTATGGAAAAACCAGTCAAGCTCTATGCACAAACGTGCAGAATGGATGCCGAATGATGCACTCCCGCCACTCAGACGCTCTCCGGGCTGCACAGATGTATTACCTCCAGGACCTGACCATGGACGCGATCGCCCGCGAACTCCGGACGTCACGGTCCACGGTGTCGAGGCTTCTTTCGGCAGCCAGGGACACAGGTCTGGTCCAAATCCAGATCCGCAACCCGCTGGACACGGGCCCGGAGCTTGAAAGCCTGATCCGGCGGGAGTACAACGTGGACGTTCACGTCGTTCCGGTCCTCGAGTCGCTTAACGAGGCTGAAACCCTTGACCGCGTCGCCCTGCAGGCGGCACGTACCATCGGGCCCCTGGTGGATTCCAACGCCATCCTGGGCGTCGCCTGGGGCTCCACGCTCAGCGCCGTCAGCAGGCACCTGACGCGCAAGATCACCCACGACACGGTGGTGGTCCAACTCAACGGCGCCGGGAACATGCACACCACCGGCATCACCTATGCGAGCGACATCATGCGCCGTTTCGGCAGCGCCTACGGTGCCCGGGTGGAGCAGTTCCCGGTGCCCGCGTTCTTTGACCACGCATCCACCAAGGCGGCCATGTGGAATGAGCGCAGCGTGCAGCGCATCCTGGATCTGCAGGCCAGGATGAGCATCGCCATTTTCGGGGTCGGATCCGTCGAAGCGGACTATCCGAGCCACGTTTATGCCGGCGGCTACCTGGACGAGACCGATCTTCGGATGCTTGCCCGCTCCGATGTGGTGGGTGACGTCGCCACCGTCTTTTTCCGCCGGGACGGATCCTCGGACGGCATTGTCCTGAACGAACGTTCCACCGGCCCGGCGCTCTCGCAGTTGCGACAGGTCCGCCGCCGGATCTGCGTGGTGTCCGGCGCGTCCAAGATCAACGGCCTGCGCGGCGCGCTCACCGCGGGCCTCGCCACCGACCTGATCCTTGATGAAGCCACCGCGCGCCGTCTGGTGGGCTTTGAAGGTGTGGCCCCGGCCAATGGGTAAAGTCAGTCCTATGAAACCTTCTCCCCGGCTTAGTCTCAACAACGGTGTGCTGATCGACCAGTTGGGGTTTGGGCTCTACAAGGTTCCGGTGGCGGAGGCTTCATCCTTGGTGGCCATGGCCCTGGGCACCGGTTACCGGCACTTCGACACCGCCGCCATGTACGGCAACGAAACCGGCGTGGCCCGGGCCCTTGGTGCGGCCGTTGATTCCGACGCCGGGAGCGGCGGTTCCGGCGAATCCTCGCCGGGGCTCCGGCGTGAGGACGTCTTCGTCACCACGAAGGTCTGGAACGACGATCAGGGTTATGACAAAACGCTGCGGGCGTTCGATACCTCCATGGTCAACCTCGGCCTCGACTACGTGGACATGTACCTGATCCACTGGCCCTGTGCCCGGCGGGGTCTCTTCGCCGAAACGTACCGCGCCCTGGAGATCCTTTACCGCGAGGGGAAAGTGCGCGCCATCGGTGTCTGCAACTTCCAGCCGGCCCACCTGGACCGCCTGTTGGAAACCGCGGAAGTGGTGCCGGCGGTAAACCAGATCGAACTGCACCCTTGGCTGCAGCAGGCGGAGCTCAGGGAAAAGCACCGGGGCCTGGGAATCCTGACCGAGGCCTGGAGCCCGCTGGGCCGCGGCCACGTGCTGGCGGATCCCGTGGTGCTTGCCCTGGCAGCCGAACACCGGCGGACAGCCGCGCAGATCATCCTGCGGTG
The window above is part of the Pseudarthrobacter sp. IC2-21 genome. Proteins encoded here:
- a CDS encoding MIP/aquaporin family protein — translated: MSLGIVFLSEVFGTAMLTLLGCGVVANVALRGTKGNSGGFLMVTWGWGIAVFSGVFVAAKSGAHLNPAVTLGLLVNGKAEYAPGVKVDVASTLTYFGAELLGAFLGAVVCWLAYKQHFDDEPAQASKLGVFSTGPAIRSNPWNLITEIIGTFVLVFVILTLGGTPSGLGPLAVALLVVGIGVSLGGPTGYAINPARDLGPRIAHALLPIKGKGSSDWAYSWIPVVGPLVGGALGGIMARVVPIIVTAAS
- a CDS encoding glycerol-3-phosphate dehydrogenase/oxidase, whose protein sequence is MPRTAAAALRERPQAKVLIIGGGINGVGTFRDLALQGVDVALVERGDYCQGASGASSHMIHGGIRYLENGEFRLVRESVVERNRLLRIAPHYVKPLQTTIPIFSTFSGVLSAPLRFLTHKQQGKPKERGAFLIKLGLSMYDSFSRDGGTVPRHQFRGRKRALAELPRLHPGIKYAATYFDASVHNPERLTLDVLQDGEKAGQVNAGTAGSTARASNYVSLQSMGPAAPAGNRNSSGSTVQLRDELTGELFDFTADIIVNTTGAWVDLTNEAMGAASRFMGGTKGSHIVLDHPQLLEACNGREIFFEHTDGRIVLIYPMGDRVLVGTTDVDADISQDAVCTDGEIDYFLELIGHVFPDIPVDRGQIVYTFSGVRPLPRHDETQPGFVSRDYRIERRAGGTGSVVFSLVGGKWTTFRALAEHLANDVLSELGMERKVSTATMAIGGGAGFPANEAGVQSWIKAHVSADRGADRTALLLTRYGTRAEEVISFLDDGPDQLLRSTRELSVRELEYMARHEQVGHLADVLIRRTSLAFRGLVTGELLNEVTEVLAGPLGWDAAAQAQEIHDAEEVLGRLHRVQVHSLVA
- a CDS encoding sugar-binding transcriptional regulator, with protein sequence MMHSRHSDALRAAQMYYLQDLTMDAIARELRTSRSTVSRLLSAARDTGLVQIQIRNPLDTGPELESLIRREYNVDVHVVPVLESLNEAETLDRVALQAARTIGPLVDSNAILGVAWGSTLSAVSRHLTRKITHDTVVVQLNGAGNMHTTGITYASDIMRRFGSAYGARVEQFPVPAFFDHASTKAAMWNERSVQRILDLQARMSIAIFGVGSVEADYPSHVYAGGYLDETDLRMLARSDVVGDVATVFFRRDGSSDGIVLNERSTGPALSQLRQVRRRICVVSGASKINGLRGALTAGLATDLILDEATARRLVGFEGVAPANG
- a CDS encoding aldo/keto reductase yields the protein MKPSPRLSLNNGVLIDQLGFGLYKVPVAEASSLVAMALGTGYRHFDTAAMYGNETGVARALGAAVDSDAGSGGSGESSPGLRREDVFVTTKVWNDDQGYDKTLRAFDTSMVNLGLDYVDMYLIHWPCARRGLFAETYRALEILYREGKVRAIGVCNFQPAHLDRLLETAEVVPAVNQIELHPWLQQAELREKHRGLGILTEAWSPLGRGHVLADPVVLALAAEHRRTAAQIILRWHIQLGNIAIPKASSEARIRENLDVFGFALSDRDMAALAELERGQRTGSHPDNVN